A single Cryomorphaceae bacterium DNA region contains:
- a CDS encoding DUF4421 family protein encodes MRWLLISLAVFFSLSVLGQENERDTTYYKKYPKKLSAGSFIAIRNYALLIAPEYNNVGVDSLRSNYQPNASRIVGISLNLDRIGANLSVSIPDDFKSQELYGTSRRIEANLGFYQKKGIVGGQFIATQGFADKNSTNYLDNVLDEDQFYVREDLRVWNVMTSYLHFWNWKKFSARSAISFSERQLKSAGTLVTSFQVRHFRVAGDSSIIPYPTRPFYLNLQNLQEVRFNELTTGMGYAYTFVPAEYWFIHGAAQVEATFQFQRYRETGMNFDDRFVVNPALDYRISAGYSHDYFWLAVLFAGYADLYNLPDVVMAWSYFNVSFHFGIRIPTPRTINKVYRSAIPEQ; translated from the coding sequence ATGCGTTGGCTCCTTATATCTTTGGCGGTATTCTTTTCTCTGTCTGTTCTCGGTCAGGAAAATGAGCGCGACACGACTTACTACAAGAAGTATCCTAAAAAACTGAGTGCGGGTAGCTTTATAGCTATTCGGAACTACGCTTTGTTGATTGCTCCTGAATACAATAACGTGGGGGTCGATAGCCTTCGTTCTAACTACCAACCCAACGCGAGTCGAATTGTAGGAATCAGTTTGAATTTGGACCGAATTGGCGCTAACCTAAGCGTGAGTATTCCCGATGATTTCAAGAGTCAAGAGCTCTATGGAACATCGCGACGTATTGAAGCGAATCTGGGTTTTTACCAGAAAAAAGGAATCGTTGGGGGTCAGTTTATCGCTACTCAAGGGTTTGCGGATAAGAACTCCACTAATTACTTGGATAATGTCCTCGATGAAGATCAGTTTTATGTTCGCGAAGATCTTCGGGTATGGAACGTTATGACGTCCTACCTTCATTTTTGGAATTGGAAAAAATTCTCGGCCCGATCGGCCATTTCTTTTTCTGAGCGTCAGCTGAAATCAGCGGGAACGTTGGTTACCTCTTTTCAAGTTCGACACTTCCGTGTCGCTGGAGATAGTTCAATCATTCCTTATCCCACGCGCCCCTTTTATCTTAATCTTCAAAACCTCCAAGAAGTACGATTCAATGAGCTTACAACAGGTATGGGATATGCCTACACCTTTGTACCCGCGGAGTATTGGTTCATCCACGGAGCAGCTCAGGTTGAAGCCACTTTTCAGTTTCAGCGCTATAGAGAAACGGGCATGAATTTCGACGATCGATTCGTGGTGAATCCGGCTCTAGACTATCGGATATCTGCAGGATATTCACATGATTATTTCTGGCTGGCCGTGCTCTTTGCAGGCTATGCAGATCTTTACAACCTCCCTGATGTGGTGATGGCCTGGAGCTATTTCAACGTCAGTTTTCACTTTGGAATACGCATTCCAACACCCCGGACCATCAACAAGGTCTATCGAAGTGCTATTCCTGAACAATAG
- a CDS encoding DUF4249 domain-containing protein has product MKKLLILILPVLAFWSCQDVVELDLPEGDVLLVIDGQITDQPGETFVYLSETVPYFDEEGNPPVPGATITLFEDDALVSTFIEPEPGFYLSSYVGTTEKSYRIEVELPDGRRYSSESELLPRVPPIDSVYYRFETDLQFLDDGYYVYFATQELPGQPEFYRWKFYFNDVYQNTPFDIQLANDDFVDGNYISEFAVSFDPFLVGDTVVVEQYSTSRAYFDYWNLIATQTAQVGGPFDPPPAPVIGNMMSLSSTDEVVLGYFSAHGLATGQTIVQE; this is encoded by the coding sequence ATGAAAAAGCTACTGATTCTTATTCTACCGGTTTTGGCTTTTTGGAGTTGTCAAGACGTTGTTGAACTCGATCTTCCAGAAGGAGATGTACTTCTTGTGATCGACGGTCAAATTACCGATCAACCTGGTGAGACTTTTGTCTATCTCAGTGAGACTGTCCCCTACTTTGACGAAGAAGGTAACCCTCCAGTCCCTGGTGCAACCATTACTTTGTTTGAGGATGACGCCTTGGTCTCAACATTTATTGAGCCCGAGCCTGGTTTCTATTTGTCCAGCTATGTTGGAACCACTGAAAAAAGCTACCGAATCGAGGTAGAACTTCCCGATGGACGCCGCTACAGCAGTGAATCTGAATTGCTTCCTCGCGTTCCCCCCATTGACTCGGTATACTACCGTTTCGAAACGGACCTGCAGTTCTTGGATGACGGATACTACGTGTATTTCGCCACGCAAGAACTCCCCGGTCAACCTGAGTTTTACCGATGGAAATTCTACTTCAACGACGTCTATCAGAATACCCCTTTTGATATTCAGTTGGCCAATGATGACTTCGTAGATGGAAACTACATCTCTGAATTCGCTGTGAGTTTTGACCCCTTCTTGGTCGGCGATACCGTGGTTGTAGAACAGTACAGTACTTCACGTGCTTACTTTGATTATTGGAACCTCATTGCCACTCAAACAGCTCAAGTTGGAGGTCCTTTTGATCCACCTCCCGCACCTGTTATTGGAAATATGATGAGTTTGAGCAGTACTGATGAAGTGGTCTTGGGATATTTCTCAGCACACGGATTGGCTACTGGACAGACTATTGTTCAGGAATAG
- a CDS encoding TonB-dependent receptor, with the protein MKHFLLLSAVFFTLVTSAQTATLSGYIRDAANGEEMIGANIYFPSLQKGVTTNAYGFYSISVPPGRYEVQFLFIGYQTVIEEVDLRSDVRRDLELSFDSEELEEVVLTEERSVENVTSVEMSVTDLSMKEVKKVPALLGEADIIRTLQLMPGVSTVGEGATGFNVRGGNIDQNLILLDEAPVYNSSHLFGFFSVFNSDAVKDAKLYKGGIPAEYGGRLSSVLDVRQKEGNSKRFAGTGGLGILSSRLTLEGPIQKDVSSFMVAGRRSYADLFLALSPDPDIRDNTAYFYDLNAKLNYRIGEKDRIFASAYFGRDVFGFGDLFRFAWGNQTFTLRWNHLFSEKLFANFTGLVSDYRYNLGIPEGAQAFDWDSRIVNYNLKADLKYYINADNTLSFGASYLTYRFEPGLVKPASDENIFNEFTIPNQYAIEPAAYISHEIKVGSRWKFQYGARYSMFLRQGAEDIRIYEDGQPKEVETIIDTVSYGDGENIVTFDGFEPRFAVNYLVNDEVSVKASYNRTRQYIHLVSNTTAATPVDIWTPSGPYVDPATADQFALGYFQNFNNNTYEASVEVYYKSMRNLLDYKNGAQLVLNPVLETELLSGDGRAYGLEFFVRKRTGRLTGWISYTLSRSELQVAGPTPEETINNGDWYSSNWDKTHDISVVTTYAINKRWDVSATFAFQTGRPITYPDGRFVQDGIVIPVYNNRNGARIPAYHRLDLSANYTPNPEKKKGWKGSWAFGVYNAYGRRNAYSIFFRQQEDNPTQTEAVRLSIFGSIVPFVTYNFSF; encoded by the coding sequence ATGAAACACTTCCTCCTGCTGTCCGCGGTTTTTTTCACCCTCGTGACCTCGGCGCAAACGGCAACCTTGAGCGGATACATCCGCGATGCCGCAAACGGTGAAGAGATGATTGGCGCCAACATCTACTTCCCTTCCCTCCAAAAAGGAGTGACCACAAACGCGTATGGGTTCTACAGCATCTCTGTTCCTCCTGGTAGGTACGAAGTGCAGTTCTTGTTCATCGGATACCAAACGGTGATTGAAGAAGTGGACCTACGGTCCGATGTACGCCGCGACCTCGAGCTCAGCTTTGATTCCGAAGAGCTTGAAGAAGTCGTCTTGACTGAAGAGCGATCTGTGGAGAATGTCACCTCTGTGGAAATGTCCGTCACCGACCTCAGCATGAAAGAAGTGAAGAAGGTGCCTGCCCTCTTAGGTGAAGCGGACATCATTCGTACCCTTCAACTCATGCCCGGTGTGAGCACTGTGGGTGAAGGGGCAACCGGTTTTAATGTCCGTGGGGGAAACATCGACCAAAACCTCATCTTACTGGACGAAGCCCCTGTGTACAACTCCAGTCACCTTTTCGGCTTCTTTTCCGTCTTCAATTCCGACGCTGTTAAAGACGCTAAACTGTACAAAGGGGGTATCCCTGCAGAGTACGGAGGTCGACTCAGTTCTGTTTTGGACGTACGCCAGAAAGAAGGAAATTCCAAGCGCTTCGCAGGAACTGGTGGCTTAGGAATTTTAAGTTCTCGACTCACCTTGGAAGGTCCTATTCAAAAGGATGTGTCGAGCTTTATGGTGGCCGGCCGTCGCTCCTACGCAGATCTTTTTCTCGCCTTGTCCCCCGACCCAGATATTCGCGACAATACCGCCTACTTCTACGATCTAAACGCCAAACTCAACTACCGAATTGGTGAAAAGGACCGCATTTTCGCCTCGGCATATTTCGGTCGCGATGTTTTCGGTTTCGGAGACTTGTTCCGCTTCGCTTGGGGTAATCAGACCTTCACGCTCCGTTGGAACCACCTCTTTAGTGAAAAGCTCTTTGCTAATTTCACGGGACTCGTTTCGGATTACCGCTACAACTTGGGTATTCCTGAAGGTGCGCAGGCTTTTGATTGGGACTCGCGTATCGTTAATTACAATTTAAAGGCGGACTTGAAGTACTACATCAATGCCGACAACACGCTCTCTTTTGGAGCCAGCTATTTGACCTACCGATTTGAACCCGGTTTGGTGAAACCAGCCAGTGACGAAAATATCTTCAACGAGTTCACCATCCCTAACCAGTACGCCATTGAACCGGCAGCGTATATTTCCCACGAGATCAAAGTAGGAAGTCGTTGGAAATTCCAGTACGGTGCGCGCTACAGCATGTTCTTGAGACAAGGAGCAGAAGATATTCGCATCTACGAAGATGGTCAACCCAAAGAAGTTGAAACCATCATCGATACGGTCTCTTACGGCGATGGAGAAAACATCGTCACCTTCGATGGATTTGAGCCCCGCTTTGCAGTCAATTATCTGGTCAATGATGAGGTTTCGGTAAAAGCTTCTTACAACCGAACACGCCAGTACATTCATCTAGTCTCCAATACCACTGCGGCAACGCCTGTCGACATCTGGACTCCATCTGGACCCTATGTTGATCCAGCCACCGCAGATCAGTTTGCCCTAGGCTATTTCCAGAACTTCAACAACAACACCTACGAAGCTTCCGTGGAAGTGTACTACAAGTCTATGCGCAACCTCCTCGATTACAAGAATGGAGCGCAGTTGGTCTTGAACCCGGTGCTGGAAACAGAATTACTCTCTGGAGACGGCCGAGCATATGGGCTAGAGTTCTTCGTTCGCAAACGCACCGGTCGCTTAACCGGTTGGATTTCCTACACGCTTTCGCGATCGGAACTCCAGGTCGCCGGACCTACGCCAGAAGAAACCATCAATAATGGAGATTGGTATTCCAGCAATTGGGACAAAACCCACGATATTTCCGTAGTAACTACCTATGCCATCAACAAACGATGGGATGTTTCAGCCACTTTTGCGTTTCAAACAGGACGACCCATCACCTATCCAGATGGTCGATTCGTTCAAGACGGAATCGTCATTCCCGTTTACAACAACCGAAATGGAGCGCGCATCCCGGCTTATCACCGACTGGATCTGAGCGCGAATTACACGCCTAACCCCGAAAAGAAAAAAGGATGGAAAGGCTCTTGGGCTTTTGGGGTATACAACGCCTACGGACGCCGAAATGCCTACAGCATATTCTTCCGACAGCAAGAAGACAATCCCACCCAGACCGAAGCAGTGCGCCTCAGCATCTTCGGAAGCATCGTTCCTTTTGTCACCTATAATTTCTCCTTCTAA
- a CDS encoding NUDIX hydrolase, translated as MVTTNNPWKTLHTEVKYDNPWITVTKSDVITPGGSPGEYGIVHFKNLAIGVVPIDNEGNTWLIGQYRLPLERYTWEIVEGGGPLGVDPLESAKRELREEAGLEAAEWALIQEMDLSNSATDERALLYVATQLTEHEPEPDENEELAMVKVPFEEVYQRVKSGELKDSLTVAAVLKIKLMQLEGTLSI; from the coding sequence ATAGTGACGACGAATAACCCCTGGAAAACATTACACACGGAGGTCAAATATGACAATCCGTGGATCACGGTCACCAAGAGTGATGTCATCACACCTGGCGGTTCACCGGGGGAATATGGCATTGTTCATTTCAAAAACCTCGCCATAGGGGTGGTTCCCATCGATAACGAAGGAAATACCTGGCTTATTGGTCAATACCGATTGCCTTTGGAACGCTATACCTGGGAAATAGTTGAAGGTGGTGGGCCTTTGGGTGTTGATCCGCTCGAGAGCGCTAAAAGAGAACTTCGGGAAGAAGCAGGACTAGAGGCTGCGGAGTGGGCCCTGATTCAGGAAATGGACTTGAGCAATAGTGCTACGGATGAACGAGCGCTGTTGTACGTGGCCACGCAACTTACCGAACACGAACCGGAGCCCGATGAAAACGAAGAGCTCGCGATGGTCAAAGTTCCTTTTGAAGAGGTGTACCAGCGCGTGAAATCCGGAGAACTCAAGGACAGTTTAACCGTTGCAGCAGTTTTGAAAATCAAGCTGATGCAACTCGAAGGAACCTTATCGATATGA
- a CDS encoding HlyD family efflux transporter periplasmic adaptor subunit, which translates to MNRGRLSIIAAVLVLVGAFAARNFLAAQKKTPPRNSKQRIVGVVPDTVHLGPVGVMIPVTGTLKARNRIELYAEVSGRLLRASDRFREGNTFERGSVLIQIDETEAQANLVAQKSSFLNTLSGVMSDIRIDYPDQFDKWTKYLSSFSVDAPIEELPEVTSEKEKLFITARGIYTGYYNIKSAEARLDKYTLKAPFHGVVTQANIEPGTLVRGGQKLGEFISDEVFELEVSLKASDLQFVQNGDQVNLRSNDVTGNWTGTIRRINNRIDPMTQSVNLFIEVRGSDLREGMFLNADIQVEEIENAFAINRKMVNDRGELYVLADSTLVFRQVDVVRFTEETAIIRGLSEGALIPAQPVPGAYPGMPIQVTQP; encoded by the coding sequence ATGAACAGAGGTCGGTTGAGCATTATAGCGGCCGTATTGGTTTTGGTGGGTGCGTTTGCCGCCCGAAACTTCTTGGCTGCACAGAAAAAAACACCACCGCGGAATTCAAAGCAACGCATTGTCGGCGTGGTTCCGGACACGGTTCATCTAGGACCGGTTGGCGTTATGATTCCGGTGACTGGAACGCTAAAAGCGCGGAATCGGATTGAGCTGTACGCAGAGGTGAGCGGTCGTTTGCTTAGAGCATCGGACCGTTTTCGAGAAGGCAATACGTTTGAGCGCGGATCGGTTTTGATTCAGATCGATGAGACGGAGGCGCAAGCGAATCTGGTGGCTCAGAAGAGCAGCTTCTTGAACACCTTGAGTGGAGTGATGTCTGATATTCGGATAGATTATCCGGACCAGTTTGACAAATGGACCAAGTACCTCTCTTCATTTTCGGTCGACGCGCCCATCGAGGAACTACCGGAAGTGACCAGCGAAAAGGAAAAACTCTTCATCACGGCACGGGGAATTTACACCGGCTACTACAACATCAAGAGTGCAGAAGCACGTCTTGATAAATACACCTTAAAAGCACCGTTTCACGGAGTAGTAACTCAAGCCAATATTGAACCGGGCACCTTGGTACGGGGAGGCCAAAAACTCGGGGAGTTCATCAGCGATGAGGTTTTTGAGTTGGAAGTGTCCCTGAAAGCATCAGACCTTCAATTTGTCCAAAACGGCGACCAAGTGAATTTGCGATCGAATGACGTGACGGGAAACTGGACAGGGACCATTCGCCGAATCAATAACCGCATTGACCCGATGACCCAAAGCGTGAACCTCTTCATTGAGGTTCGCGGTTCAGACCTACGCGAAGGAATGTTCCTCAATGCCGATATTCAAGTGGAGGAAATCGAAAACGCCTTTGCCATTAACCGAAAAATGGTGAACGACCGAGGAGAACTCTACGTATTGGCGGACTCAACCTTGGTTTTCCGACAAGTTGATGTGGTTCGGTTCACGGAAGAAACGGCCATCATTCGCGGATTGAGCGAGGGAGCATTGATTCCTGCACAACCCGTTCCGGGTGCCTATCCAGGAATGCCGATACAAGTAACGCAGCCCTAA